The Leadbettera azotonutricia ZAS-9 genome has a window encoding:
- a CDS encoding GNAT family N-acetyltransferase gives MSSVSITINADIRLRFAAEEDVPLILEFVKALAEYEHLLDKVTATEEGLRKTLFKDRRAETVICEYQGKPAGFALFFHNYSTFMGKPGIYIEDLFVKPEFRGKGLGKILLLYMAKLAAERDCGRLEWACLNWNEPSIAFYKSQGAVPLSEWTTYRVTGDTLRSLAKSL, from the coding sequence ATGTCATCTGTTTCCATCACCATTAACGCCGATATCAGGCTGCGCTTTGCAGCGGAGGAAGACGTACCCCTCATCCTGGAATTCGTAAAAGCCCTGGCAGAATACGAACATCTTTTGGACAAAGTTACTGCCACCGAAGAAGGATTGCGCAAAACACTTTTTAAGGATAGAAGGGCTGAAACCGTAATTTGCGAATACCAGGGCAAACCTGCGGGTTTCGCGCTTTTCTTCCATAATTATTCAACCTTTATGGGAAAACCAGGCATTTATATTGAAGACCTTTTTGTCAAACCCGAATTCAGGGGAAAGGGCCTGGGGAAAATCCTGCTCCTCTATATGGCAAAACTTGCAGCGGAACGGGACTGCGGAAGGCTCGAATGGGCCTGCCTCAACTGGAACGAACCTTCCATCGCCTTTTACAAAAGTCAGGGCGCCGTGCCCCTTTCAGAATGGACTACCTACCGCGTTACCGGAGACACACTCCGGTCTTTGGCAAAATCGCTGTAA
- a CDS encoding polysaccharide deacetylase family protein, producing the protein MKNIRIITPLLLLLAFLSACAGRPAIRQEALPEDSLIEEIPPPEVIIPVMERIALQVKRNGDEITKYFVLDDEGDISVMAEISDPTGDYSIVYDLGAEDLRVRFKITEKETEAFLEDSFIWIPSAGSAGILLGFDDDYMETWEQYFDLFAKYDAKVTFFVQGEFCPFCLEALKRGHDVGYHTLHHKDLRKLTRDIFMEETVSRIAAFREAGVPLSSFAYPFGFSEPWMHQILLEHFALVRGYGTTYRLYDEEGINTRYISSRAIDNTVIKGDEHFDRSIALMLRTVKFLGKGFVLPLTTHTISESAAWGISPRRLEYLLKTAGDLKLNFYLYSDFAKDRSVSPVTR; encoded by the coding sequence ATGAAAAATATAAGAATTATTACCCCTCTTCTCCTCTTGTTGGCGTTCTTAAGTGCCTGCGCCGGCCGACCCGCCATCAGGCAGGAAGCTCTTCCTGAAGATTCCCTCATTGAGGAAATTCCCCCGCCTGAAGTAATCATCCCCGTAATGGAACGCATAGCCTTGCAGGTTAAGCGGAATGGTGATGAAATCACCAAGTATTTTGTACTTGATGACGAAGGGGACATTTCGGTGATGGCGGAAATTTCAGACCCCACAGGGGATTACAGCATTGTGTATGATCTTGGAGCCGAGGACTTAAGGGTACGTTTTAAAATTACTGAAAAAGAAACAGAAGCCTTTCTCGAAGACAGCTTTATCTGGATTCCGTCAGCAGGGAGCGCCGGGATACTTTTGGGTTTTGATGATGACTATATGGAAACCTGGGAGCAGTACTTTGATCTTTTTGCCAAGTATGATGCGAAGGTTACGTTTTTTGTGCAGGGTGAATTCTGCCCCTTCTGTCTTGAGGCCCTAAAGCGGGGACATGATGTGGGCTATCATACCTTGCATCACAAGGATCTCCGCAAGCTGACAAGGGATATTTTTATGGAGGAGACGGTTTCCAGGATTGCCGCTTTCCGTGAGGCCGGAGTACCCCTTAGTTCCTTCGCATACCCCTTTGGATTTTCTGAGCCCTGGATGCATCAAATTCTGTTGGAACATTTTGCCCTGGTCCGGGGCTACGGAACTACCTACAGGCTGTACGATGAAGAAGGGATCAACACAAGGTATATCAGTTCAAGGGCCATCGACAACACGGTAATCAAGGGCGATGAACATTTCGATCGCTCTATAGCCCTCATGTTGAGAACGGTTAAATTTTTAGGAAAGGGTTTTGTACTGCCCCTTACTACCCACACTATTTCTGAAAGCGCAGCCTGGGGTATCAGCCCCCGGCGGCTTGAATATCTCTTAAAAACCGCAGGGGATCTGAAATTGAATTTTTACCTTTACAGCGATTTTGCCAAAGACCGGAGTGTGTCTCCGGTAACGCGGTAG
- a CDS encoding glutamate-5-semialdehyde dehydrogenase, which produces MIQLFSSLKEAQAKLALQSRSTKDAALGEVSKVINKNRKEILAANALDVEKARSGGMKDSLLDRLLLNEKRIDSIIEGLETVIGQEDPIGRIKAGWRTPSGLLIEQMAVPLGVIAIIYESRPNVTADAFSLAYKAGCAILLRGSSAALESNKALVKAIKQGLEAGGGIPGAVELAASGSRGEVDEILAARGLIDAVLPRGGKDLIRHVVDNARVPVIETGEGNCHIYVEPSADIPNAVDIIENAKLQKPGACNAVETVLVHRSALSVLMPALAARLTGKAELRCDAGARAAIGTPPQGLILKDATESDWETEFLDYILAVKTVDSLDEAINHINKYGTRHSEAILTNDLKAADEFCHRVDAACVYTNASTRFTDGGEFGFGAELGISTQKFHARGPMGLEALTTIKYRISGSGQIRT; this is translated from the coding sequence ATGATACAACTATTTTCATCATTAAAAGAAGCCCAGGCAAAGCTGGCCCTGCAAAGCCGCAGTACCAAAGACGCTGCCCTCGGAGAAGTCAGCAAGGTTATCAATAAAAATCGCAAAGAGATACTCGCCGCCAATGCCCTTGATGTTGAAAAGGCCCGTTCCGGCGGCATGAAAGACAGTCTCCTCGACCGGCTCTTATTGAATGAAAAACGCATAGACTCCATTATAGAAGGACTTGAAACCGTCATTGGCCAGGAAGATCCCATAGGCAGAATCAAGGCGGGCTGGCGGACACCCAGCGGCCTCCTCATAGAACAAATGGCGGTACCCCTGGGGGTTATCGCCATCATCTACGAATCAAGGCCCAATGTTACTGCCGATGCCTTTAGCCTGGCCTATAAGGCGGGCTGTGCCATCCTGCTCCGGGGTTCTTCCGCAGCCCTGGAATCCAACAAGGCCCTGGTCAAAGCCATCAAGCAGGGCCTTGAAGCAGGCGGCGGCATTCCCGGGGCTGTAGAACTTGCCGCTTCAGGCAGCCGCGGCGAGGTGGACGAAATCCTTGCTGCACGAGGCTTGATCGACGCGGTGCTTCCACGGGGTGGAAAGGATCTGATACGCCATGTAGTGGACAATGCCAGAGTACCGGTCATAGAAACCGGCGAAGGCAACTGCCACATCTACGTGGAACCCAGCGCGGACATTCCCAACGCTGTGGACATCATCGAAAATGCCAAACTCCAAAAGCCCGGCGCCTGCAACGCCGTAGAAACTGTCTTAGTACACCGCAGCGCATTAAGCGTCCTCATGCCCGCCCTTGCCGCGCGGCTTACAGGCAAGGCGGAACTCCGCTGCGATGCTGGCGCCAGAGCAGCCATTGGAACGCCGCCTCAGGGCCTTATCTTAAAAGATGCAACAGAATCCGATTGGGAAACCGAATTCCTCGACTATATTCTGGCTGTCAAAACCGTGGATTCCCTGGACGAAGCCATAAACCACATTAACAAATACGGCACCCGCCACTCGGAGGCCATACTCACCAACGACCTCAAGGCGGCGGACGAATTCTGCCACCGCGTGGACGCAGCCTGCGTGTACACCAACGCATCAACACGCTTTACCGACGGCGGGGAATTCGGCTTTGGCGCGGAGCTGGGAATCAGCACCCAAAAGTTCCACGCCCGGGGTCCCATGGGGCTTGAAGCCCTCACCACGATAAAGTACCGTATATCAGGCTCAGGCCAAATCAGGACATAG
- the proB gene encoding glutamate 5-kinase has product MIPKLIADARKIVFKFGSNTLADKEGKINTFFLDELAEQTAALMKKGKQIVIVSSGAQVAGTSTMGKWARKRDIHYRQALCAVGQVELMGAWRRAFEKYSIHIAQILLTRDDFGDSNRTLNMRNTLFTLVDEGIIPIINENDTVSVEEIKIGENDTLAAQSAILWSADLLILFSDIDGLYNKNPKEFPDAELVPIVNDIAEIRKSIAIGGTNNFGTGGIATKLLAAEQALPYGIPTIIAHGGKPRMLEALAAGKQQGTAFLVS; this is encoded by the coding sequence ATGATACCAAAACTAATCGCAGACGCGCGGAAAATAGTCTTTAAGTTCGGTTCCAATACCCTGGCCGACAAGGAAGGTAAAATCAACACTTTCTTCCTTGATGAATTGGCGGAACAAACAGCGGCACTGATGAAAAAGGGCAAACAGATCGTCATCGTATCTTCCGGGGCACAAGTGGCGGGCACTTCGACCATGGGGAAGTGGGCGCGGAAACGGGACATCCACTACAGGCAGGCCCTCTGCGCCGTGGGCCAGGTTGAACTCATGGGCGCATGGAGGCGGGCCTTTGAAAAGTACAGCATTCACATTGCCCAGATACTCCTGACCCGGGACGACTTCGGCGATTCCAACCGCACCCTCAACATGAGGAACACCCTCTTTACCCTGGTGGACGAGGGCATCATCCCCATCATCAATGAGAACGACACAGTCTCTGTAGAAGAAATCAAAATCGGCGAGAACGACACCCTGGCTGCCCAGTCGGCTATACTCTGGAGCGCGGATCTCCTCATCCTTTTCAGCGACATAGATGGGCTCTACAACAAGAACCCCAAAGAATTCCCCGACGCGGAACTGGTGCCTATCGTCAATGACATTGCGGAGATACGGAAGTCCATCGCCATCGGGGGAACCAACAATTTCGGTACCGGCGGCATCGCCACCAAACTTTTGGCGGCGGAACAGGCCCTGCCCTACGGCATACCCACCATCATTGCCCACGGAGGCAAGCCCCGTATGCTCGAAGCCCTGGCCGCAGGCAAACAACAGGGAACAGCCTTTTTGGTAAGCTGA
- the proC gene encoding pyrroline-5-carboxylate reductase — MDITIACIGSGNMGGALMKGAADIVGARNIGYADADKAKAEAAAKALGAGVYASNIIAAQKGDYIFLAVKPQVLQAVLEEIAPIIQDRLAENRPPIVVSMAAGWTIAKIQAGLGPKVKELKVKEPKVKELKVPVIRIMPNTPALISKGVIVMAPSPEVPPEKTAELEKILAAAGIVDRLDEKYLDAVTGLSGSGPAFVYLFIEALADGGVRTGLPRDKALRYAAQTVLGSAAMVLETGRHPGELKDMVTSPGGTTIAGVAALENGAFRGTVMQAVEAAWKRSAELG; from the coding sequence ATGGATATAACCATTGCTTGCATAGGAAGCGGAAACATGGGCGGCGCCCTGATGAAGGGAGCTGCGGATATTGTGGGAGCCAGAAACATCGGCTATGCGGATGCGGACAAGGCTAAGGCGGAAGCCGCAGCCAAAGCCCTGGGGGCTGGGGTCTATGCATCCAACATCATAGCAGCCCAGAAAGGCGATTACATATTCCTGGCAGTGAAGCCCCAGGTTCTCCAGGCGGTTCTCGAAGAAATCGCCCCAATAATACAAGATCGCCTAGCCGAAAACCGCCCCCCCATAGTGGTATCCATGGCGGCAGGCTGGACCATAGCCAAAATACAGGCAGGGCTGGGACCAAAGGTTAAGGAACTGAAAGTTAAGGAACCAAAGGTTAAGGAACTGAAAGTTCCAGTGATCCGCATTATGCCCAATACGCCGGCCCTCATTTCCAAAGGGGTTATCGTCATGGCCCCCTCGCCGGAAGTACCGCCTGAAAAAACCGCCGAACTTGAAAAGATACTTGCCGCAGCAGGCATTGTGGACAGGCTGGACGAAAAATACCTCGACGCCGTAACCGGCCTTTCAGGCTCAGGCCCCGCCTTTGTCTACCTCTTTATAGAAGCCCTGGCGGACGGAGGGGTCCGCACCGGCCTCCCCAGGGACAAGGCCCTGCGTTATGCCGCACAAACCGTTTTAGGGTCGGCAGCCATGGTTCTGGAGACAGGCAGGCATCCGGGAGAATTAAAGGATATGGTGACTTCACCCGGAGGCACTACCATTGCCGGGGTTGCGGCCCTGGAAAACGGCGCCTTCAGGGGCACAGTTATGCAAGCTGTTGAAGCAGCCTGGAAGCGTTCAGCAGAACTGGGATAA
- a CDS encoding helix-turn-helix domain-containing protein, whose amino-acid sequence MANICGVVNQTAINWIKNGYLKAFTTPGGQYRIYAKDLAAFLDKRGMGDSGEALQVLMEQANWDTLLIASNDEALNNRLKEQINGLLPNYEILQAFDGFDAGRQLAEEKPGFVLLDAALPGVDPSKLIRTVKEEVVFGKPFVFVMGTPGASIPDTADASFAKPPDLSKLAETIVSLEKQQQSAAIA is encoded by the coding sequence GTGGCAAATATTTGTGGGGTCGTCAACCAGACGGCTATCAATTGGATTAAGAATGGCTACCTAAAAGCCTTTACCACCCCCGGGGGCCAATACCGGATTTACGCCAAGGATCTGGCTGCCTTCCTTGATAAACGGGGTATGGGGGATTCAGGCGAAGCCCTCCAGGTCCTTATGGAGCAGGCGAATTGGGATACCCTCCTGATTGCCTCCAATGACGAGGCTTTGAATAACCGCCTCAAGGAGCAGATCAATGGGCTGCTTCCGAATTATGAGATACTCCAGGCCTTTGATGGTTTTGACGCAGGGCGGCAGCTGGCAGAAGAAAAGCCGGGTTTCGTGCTTTTGGACGCAGCCCTTCCTGGGGTAGATCCATCCAAGCTCATCCGCACAGTCAAGGAAGAGGTGGTTTTTGGGAAGCCCTTTGTGTTCGTTATGGGCACGCCGGGCGCTTCTATTCCCGATACTGCAGACGCTTCTTTTGCAAAGCCTCCTGATTTATCAAAGCTTGCAGAGACCATTGTAAGTTTGGAAAAGCAGCAGCAATCGGCTGCTATTGCCTAG
- a CDS encoding regulatory protein RecX: MNLVSLRTEAQGGDFFYKIGLSDGAALSLKPCYLEDYCEDPSSWETGKEFSPSEEEALRFAAACYKAEQAGMRLVGIAEQTRLGLTRKLEQRGHERACVQAVVSRLIGLDLVNDGRYAEFWLRSKLAKRGGKIPGPKKLSASLSGKGVDRDAISGAFAKVLDEEAEFALLERFLEKNHPQNLLEEDGYSLRGLLKSEGFSADVLNRYFER; encoded by the coding sequence ATGAACCTTGTTTCGCTTAGAACAGAGGCTCAGGGTGGCGATTTTTTTTATAAAATAGGGCTCTCTGACGGCGCCGCCCTTTCCCTAAAGCCCTGTTATTTGGAAGATTATTGTGAAGATCCTTCTTCCTGGGAAACAGGGAAGGAATTTTCCCCCTCCGAAGAGGAGGCTTTGCGTTTTGCAGCCGCCTGCTACAAGGCTGAACAGGCTGGAATGAGGCTTGTCGGTATTGCTGAGCAGACCAGGCTTGGCCTAACCCGCAAATTGGAGCAGAGGGGCCATGAAAGGGCCTGTGTCCAGGCTGTGGTTTCCCGGCTCATAGGCCTGGATCTTGTGAATGACGGGCGGTATGCCGAGTTTTGGCTTCGTTCCAAGCTTGCAAAACGGGGGGGCAAGATCCCGGGGCCGAAGAAGCTTTCCGCATCCCTAAGCGGCAAGGGGGTGGATAGGGATGCCATTTCAGGGGCTTTTGCAAAGGTTCTGGATGAGGAAGCTGAATTTGCCCTGCTGGAGCGTTTTTTGGAGAAAAACCATCCCCAGAATCTCCTGGAAGAGGATGGGTATTCGCTCCGGGGCTTGTTAAAATCCGAAGGGTTTTCGGCTGATGTTCTTAACCGTTATTTCGAGAGATAG
- the rpsI gene encoding 30S ribosomal protein S9: MIKNLGIGTGRRKTSVARVYLRDGSGKIVINGKELNQYFPQGEHALMVRQPLMVTANENKFDILINVYGGGSNGQAGACRHGISRALCQVDQGNYTSLRSNGYLTRDPRMVERKKYGQAGARRRFQFSKR; encoded by the coding sequence ATGATAAAGAATTTAGGTATTGGAACCGGTCGGAGAAAGACTTCCGTTGCACGGGTGTATCTCCGGGACGGAAGCGGCAAAATCGTCATCAATGGCAAGGAATTGAACCAGTATTTCCCCCAGGGCGAGCATGCCCTCATGGTGCGCCAGCCCCTCATGGTAACTGCCAACGAAAACAAGTTTGATATACTCATCAACGTGTATGGCGGTGGTTCCAATGGCCAGGCAGGCGCCTGCCGCCACGGCATCTCCAGGGCCCTTTGCCAGGTTGACCAGGGGAACTACACAAGCCTCAGGAGCAACGGCTATCTAACCCGTGATCCCCGCATGGTGGAACGCAAAAAGTACGGCCAGGCTGGCGCCCGCAGACGGTTCCAGTTCTCCAAGCGTTAA